In a genomic window of Arthrobacter woluwensis:
- a CDS encoding RsmB/NOP family class I SAM-dependent RNA methyltransferase yields the protein MSQHRGTPQSRGGSGSGGSGSGGSGRSGSGRDAGRRNAQGRERHRGNSGGGRQFSSAAPSQRSRRADPARLVAFEVLRAVSGADAYANLVLPGLIREHRLERRDAAFATELAYGTLRGQGSYDAILSESVDRPLKDLDPAVLDVLRLGAHQLLGMRVPAHAALDESVGLTRAVIGAGPSGLVNAVLRKVSAHTLEEWLDEISSRTPDVIEQLALRQAHPAWIVRALRQALVGHGHDVAEIEDLLAADNEAPVVNLVALPSLASAHDLDDSGAEPGPLLEGSWLSAGGDLGRIPAVRDGVVRVQDVGSQLVARALVAAPLVGGDGGPERWLDLCAGPGGKAALLAALAIDADASLLANESQQHRAELVRRALQPVPEERWEVRTGDGRDVGEKLPEQFDRVLVDVPCTGLGALRRRPESRWRRTPQDLTELGPLQRQLLDSAIQATRPGGVIAYVTCSPHLAETRMVVDDVLKRRDDLELLDAGPVIDGVARGESLSADHGGYVQLWPHQHGTDAMFLALLRKKTPAAAQA from the coding sequence ATGAGCCAGCATCGGGGCACGCCCCAGTCCAGGGGTGGATCGGGTTCGGGTGGTTCAGGTTCGGGCGGCTCGGGCCGCTCCGGCAGTGGCCGGGACGCCGGACGCAGGAACGCGCAGGGCCGCGAACGGCATCGCGGCAACAGCGGCGGTGGCCGGCAGTTCAGCTCGGCCGCGCCCTCGCAGCGTTCACGCCGCGCCGACCCGGCCCGTCTGGTCGCGTTCGAGGTGCTCCGCGCCGTCTCCGGCGCGGACGCCTACGCCAACCTGGTGCTGCCCGGCCTCATCCGCGAGCACCGGCTGGAACGCCGGGACGCCGCGTTCGCCACGGAACTCGCCTACGGCACCCTCCGGGGCCAGGGCAGCTACGACGCCATCCTGTCCGAATCCGTGGACCGGCCTCTGAAGGACCTGGACCCGGCCGTGCTCGACGTGCTCAGGCTCGGAGCGCACCAGCTCCTCGGCATGCGGGTCCCCGCGCACGCGGCCCTCGATGAGAGCGTCGGTCTGACGCGTGCGGTGATCGGCGCCGGGCCGTCCGGACTGGTCAATGCGGTGCTCCGCAAGGTCAGCGCCCACACGCTGGAGGAGTGGCTGGACGAGATCTCGTCCCGGACACCCGATGTCATCGAGCAGCTCGCCCTCCGCCAGGCCCACCCGGCGTGGATCGTGCGGGCCCTGCGCCAGGCGCTCGTGGGCCACGGCCACGACGTGGCCGAGATCGAAGACCTCCTCGCGGCCGACAACGAGGCCCCCGTGGTGAACCTCGTGGCTCTGCCGTCGCTGGCGTCCGCACACGACCTAGACGACAGCGGCGCCGAACCCGGCCCGCTCCTGGAGGGGTCCTGGCTGTCGGCAGGCGGCGATCTGGGCCGTATCCCGGCGGTGCGGGACGGCGTCGTCCGGGTGCAGGACGTCGGCTCCCAGCTGGTCGCGCGGGCTCTGGTGGCCGCGCCCCTCGTGGGCGGCGACGGCGGCCCGGAGCGCTGGCTCGATCTGTGCGCCGGTCCGGGTGGCAAGGCCGCCCTGCTCGCCGCCCTGGCGATCGACGCGGACGCGTCGCTGCTGGCCAACGAGTCTCAGCAGCACCGGGCCGAGCTCGTCCGGCGCGCCCTTCAGCCGGTCCCGGAGGAACGCTGGGAGGTCCGCACCGGAGACGGCCGTGACGTGGGGGAGAAGCTCCCGGAGCAGTTCGACCGTGTCCTCGTCGACGTTCCGTGCACCGGCCTCGGTGCTCTGCGCCGTCGGCCGGAGTCCCGCTGGCGGCGTACGCCCCAGGACCTGACCGAGCTCGGCCCCCTGCAGCGTCAGTTGCTGGACTCCGCGATCCAGGCCACCCGGCCGGGCGGCGTCATCGCGTATGTGACGTGTTCCCCGCACCTCGCGGAGACCCGCATGGTGGTGGACGACGTCCTCAAGCGCCGCGACGATCTGGAACTCCTCGACGCGGGCCCCGTGATCGATGGCGTGGCGCGGGGGGAATCGCTGTCCGCCGACCACGGAGGGTACGTTCAGCTCTGGCCCCATCAGCACGGGACGGACGCCATGTTCCTGGCGCTGCTCCGTAAGAAGACCCCCGCAGCGGCCCAGGCCTGA
- the def gene encoding peptide deformylase, whose protein sequence is MAVLGIRTLGDPVLRTRAEEVTDISPAVHQLVDDMLETMEDVHGAGLAAPQVGVGQRIFTFNIDGVKGHVINPVLVNSEDHQPDEREGCLSVPGISAPVRRFRQTTVRGIDRDGNPVELTAEGMLARCFQHETDHLDGILFIDRLSGEERRRALKALRSGEYSAAERATVDQRAGSVASAFSKVPSSAANGRGSFGQAL, encoded by the coding sequence ATGGCCGTTCTCGGCATCAGGACTCTCGGCGACCCGGTCCTCAGGACCCGGGCCGAGGAAGTCACCGACATCTCACCGGCGGTCCATCAGCTGGTGGACGACATGCTGGAGACCATGGAGGACGTGCATGGCGCCGGCCTCGCCGCGCCCCAGGTGGGCGTGGGCCAGCGCATCTTCACCTTCAACATCGACGGTGTGAAGGGCCATGTCATCAATCCCGTCCTCGTCAACAGCGAGGACCATCAGCCGGACGAACGCGAAGGGTGCCTCTCCGTGCCCGGCATCTCCGCCCCGGTCCGCCGGTTCCGCCAGACCACGGTCCGCGGGATCGACCGGGACGGCAATCCTGTGGAGCTGACGGCCGAAGGCATGCTCGCGCGGTGCTTCCAGCACGAAACGGACCACCTGGACGGCATCCTGTTCATCGACCGGCTGTCCGGCGAGGAACGGCGTCGAGCTCTGAAGGCCCTCCGGAGCGGCGAGTACTCCGCGGCCGAGCGGGCGACGGTGGATCAGCGCGCCGGTTCCGTGGCCTCCGCCTTCAGCAAGGTGCCGTCGTCGGCAGCGAACGGCCGCGGCTCTTTCGGGCAGGCGCTGTGA
- a CDS encoding cytochrome, translating into MTAPMLARATDTGRMYARSTREEPVVPSITTVIAQQPHGLDGWFGYMGANALAQDVTLQSALNSPAKLRQAVQRAANAAALYRDAAAERGDRVHNYCEQVALRHLDREHDVDGARELLAQNGEQAFADRFDEWWKAYDVRPIAPEITVWNHEVGYAGTLDLVAEINGRTCLIDYKTKGTTRDGQVKALDDKVVMQLVAGMKAEESLVDPELGEWEAWQHGAGPLLIAVAVGETEVRPQRANPEVLKHHWWKFCALKRVWQLNQDLLQERSALLPLAPPRA; encoded by the coding sequence ATGACCGCACCAATGCTTGCCCGGGCCACCGATACGGGCCGTATGTATGCGCGCAGCACGCGTGAAGAACCCGTCGTCCCGTCGATCACCACGGTGATCGCGCAGCAGCCCCACGGTCTGGACGGCTGGTTCGGGTACATGGGAGCGAACGCCCTGGCGCAGGACGTCACCCTGCAATCCGCACTCAACAGCCCGGCGAAGCTCCGCCAGGCGGTGCAGCGCGCGGCCAACGCGGCCGCCCTGTACCGCGACGCCGCCGCGGAGCGCGGTGACCGCGTCCACAACTACTGTGAGCAGGTGGCGCTGCGTCATCTGGACCGTGAGCACGACGTCGACGGCGCGCGGGAACTTCTCGCTCAGAACGGCGAGCAGGCGTTCGCTGACCGCTTCGATGAATGGTGGAAGGCGTACGACGTGCGCCCGATCGCCCCCGAGATCACGGTCTGGAACCACGAGGTCGGCTACGCGGGCACTCTCGACCTGGTGGCCGAGATCAACGGGCGCACCTGCCTGATCGACTACAAGACCAAGGGCACCACCCGGGACGGCCAGGTCAAGGCGCTGGATGACAAGGTGGTCATGCAGCTCGTCGCCGGCATGAAGGCGGAGGAGAGCCTGGTGGATCCCGAGCTCGGGGAGTGGGAGGCCTGGCAACACGGCGCCGGTCCACTGCTCATCGCGGTGGCGGTCGGAGAGACCGAGGTGCGGCCGCAGCGGGCCAACCCCGAGGTCCTCAAGCATCACTGGTGGAAGTTCTGTGCCTTGAAGAGGGTGTGGCAGCTCAACCAGGACCTGCTGCAGGAGCGGTCCGCCCTCCTTCCTCTGGCCCCGCCGCGGGCCTGA
- a CDS encoding DUF6966 domain-containing protein translates to MSSKQRSRHVARLGRELSALARFLEKYGVSRWSSWADHCLALLQSGDPRALEGVRSAFGGMGSLNDVVISQHNGQLLTDSEAAAANQRLARLTSSVYEDVVWLLQDEDSGH, encoded by the coding sequence ATGAGCAGTAAACAGCGCAGCCGTCATGTCGCGCGGCTCGGGCGTGAGCTATCGGCCCTGGCCCGGTTCCTGGAGAAGTACGGCGTCTCACGCTGGAGTTCCTGGGCCGATCATTGCTTGGCCCTGCTTCAGAGTGGTGACCCTCGGGCTCTGGAAGGGGTGAGAAGCGCCTTCGGGGGCATGGGAAGCCTCAACGATGTGGTCATCAGTCAGCATAACGGGCAGCTCCTGACCGACTCCGAGGCGGCCGCCGCCAACCAACGGCTCGCACGATTGACATCGTCAGTGTATGAGGATGTCGTCTGGCTGCTCCAGGACGAGGACTCCGGGCATTAA
- a CDS encoding antitoxin: MSVFDDLKGKAQDLVQGNEQAIKDGIEKVGDFIDDKTGGKFAGQVDAVQDGASNFVENLEGKDNA, encoded by the coding sequence GTGTCTGTCTTTGACGATCTGAAGGGCAAGGCCCAGGATCTGGTCCAGGGCAACGAGCAGGCCATCAAGGATGGCATCGAGAAGGTCGGCGACTTTATCGATGATAAAACCGGTGGCAAGTTCGCTGGCCAGGTGGACGCAGTCCAGGATGGCGCTTCCAACTTCGTGGAGAACCTCGAAGGTAAGGACAACGCCTAG
- the zapE gene encoding cell division protein ZapE, producing MEPLQIEQLSTRTPAVSADEILAGFAPTYRFGEVSFDSYRPDPAHPSQAAAVKALREFAAGVGTSSSGGLFGKFFGKKKDAGRAGIYLDGGFGVGKTHLLASLWHAVPGPKAFGTFVEYTNLVGALSFRKTVEALSSYKLVCIDEFELDDPGDTVLMSRLMRELADAGVKLAATSNTLPGSLGEGRFASVDFQREIQVLSDQFDVIRVDGEDFRHRGLPAAPQPVRADELNSRMKAEFEGKTVAVDDFPSLISHLAGVHPSRYRALLDGVEAVVWKGVTPVTEQAVALRFVVLADRLYDKDVPILASGVSFDQLFTPEMMAGGYQKKYFRAVSRLTALAREAQQHEPAA from the coding sequence ATGGAACCCTTGCAGATCGAACAGCTTTCCACCCGGACGCCCGCCGTCTCAGCCGATGAGATCCTAGCGGGGTTCGCTCCCACCTACCGTTTCGGGGAGGTGTCCTTCGACAGCTACCGTCCCGATCCTGCGCATCCGAGCCAGGCCGCTGCGGTGAAGGCCCTGCGGGAGTTCGCGGCCGGCGTGGGCACCTCCTCCTCGGGAGGGCTGTTCGGGAAGTTCTTCGGCAAGAAGAAGGACGCCGGCCGGGCGGGCATCTACCTCGACGGAGGATTCGGCGTGGGCAAGACCCACCTGCTCGCCTCGCTCTGGCACGCCGTCCCCGGGCCGAAGGCCTTCGGCACCTTCGTGGAGTACACCAATCTGGTGGGCGCGCTCTCCTTCCGGAAGACCGTGGAAGCGCTGAGCAGCTACAAACTCGTGTGCATCGATGAATTCGAGCTGGACGATCCGGGCGACACCGTCCTGATGTCGCGCCTCATGCGCGAACTGGCCGACGCCGGCGTGAAGCTTGCGGCCACCTCCAACACCCTGCCGGGCTCGCTGGGGGAGGGGCGCTTCGCCTCCGTCGACTTCCAGCGCGAGATCCAGGTGCTGTCCGATCAGTTCGACGTGATCCGTGTGGACGGCGAGGACTTCCGCCACCGCGGCCTGCCGGCGGCCCCTCAGCCGGTCCGCGCCGATGAGCTGAACTCCCGCATGAAGGCGGAGTTCGAGGGCAAGACGGTGGCCGTGGACGACTTCCCGAGCCTCATCTCCCACCTGGCCGGCGTGCACCCGAGCCGCTACCGCGCTCTGCTCGACGGCGTGGAGGCCGTGGTCTGGAAGGGCGTCACCCCGGTGACCGAGCAGGCCGTCGCACTGCGCTTCGTGGTGCTGGCCGACCGCCTCTACGACAAGGATGTGCCGATTCTCGCCAGTGGGGTGTCGTTCGATCAGCTCTTCACCCCGGAGATGATGGCCGGCGGTTACCAGAAGAAGTACTTCCGTGCCGTGTCCCGCCTGACGGCCCTGGCACGCGAGGCGCAGCAGCACGAGCCTGCGGCCTGA
- a CDS encoding sulfurtransferase has protein sequence MSIAPEENDKFASYAHPERLVSTDWLAEQIASGAVADGRLVVVESDEDVLLYETGHIPGAVKIDWHTDLNDEVTRDYVDGAAFAELAASKGISRDSTVVIYGDKSNWWAAYALWVFTLFGHEDVRLLDGGRDKWIAEGRELVTDVPAPAAGDYPVVERDDQPIRAFKEDVLAHLGKPLIDVRSPEEYSGARTHMPAYPEEGALRGGHIPTAASVPWARAAAEDGSFRSREELDAIYGGEAGLTAGDEVIAYCRIGERSSHTWFALKYLLGFENVRNYDGSWTEWGNAVRVPIVKGSERGEVPAGF, from the coding sequence ATGAGCATCGCCCCTGAAGAGAACGACAAGTTCGCCAGCTACGCACACCCGGAACGCCTGGTGTCCACGGACTGGCTCGCCGAGCAGATCGCCTCCGGCGCCGTCGCGGACGGCCGCCTCGTGGTGGTCGAGTCGGATGAGGACGTCCTGCTGTACGAGACCGGCCACATCCCCGGCGCCGTGAAGATCGACTGGCACACGGACCTCAATGACGAAGTGACCCGCGACTACGTGGACGGCGCCGCCTTCGCCGAGCTCGCCGCGTCCAAGGGCATCTCCCGCGACTCCACCGTGGTCATCTACGGCGACAAGTCGAACTGGTGGGCCGCCTACGCCCTCTGGGTCTTCACCCTGTTCGGGCACGAGGACGTCCGCCTCCTGGACGGCGGCCGCGACAAGTGGATCGCCGAGGGCCGCGAGCTCGTCACCGACGTGCCCGCCCCCGCCGCCGGCGACTACCCCGTCGTCGAGCGTGACGACCAGCCGATCCGTGCCTTCAAGGAGGACGTGCTCGCCCACCTCGGCAAGCCCCTCATCGATGTCCGCTCCCCCGAGGAGTACAGCGGCGCCCGCACCCACATGCCGGCCTACCCGGAGGAAGGCGCGCTCCGTGGCGGCCACATCCCCACCGCTGCCTCGGTTCCGTGGGCCCGCGCGGCCGCCGAGGACGGCAGCTTCCGTTCGCGCGAAGAGCTGGACGCCATCTACGGCGGCGAAGCCGGACTCACCGCGGGTGACGAGGTCATCGCCTACTGCCGCATCGGTGAGCGGTCCAGCCACACCTGGTTCGCCCTGAAGTACCTGCTGGGCTTCGAGAACGTCCGCAACTACGACGGCTCCTGGACCGAATGGGGCAACGCCGTGCGCGTCCCGATCGTGAAGGGCTCCGAGCGCGGCGAGGTTCCGGCCGGCTTCTGA
- a CDS encoding SufE family protein: MSSQLPPAQLPPALPSALAEIVEEFQALEERDRLQLLLDFSRGLPELPARLKDHPELLEQVVECQSPLFLTIEAEGRGADARIQLFFQAPAEAPTTRGFAGVLHEGLNGLSAAEILAVPDDMPDLLGLTRAVSPLRMRGMTAMLGRIKRKVTAYVAQSTAVAPS; the protein is encoded by the coding sequence ATGAGCAGTCAGCTTCCCCCCGCCCAGCTTCCGCCAGCACTTCCATCGGCACTGGCCGAGATCGTCGAGGAGTTCCAGGCTCTTGAGGAGCGGGACCGCCTCCAGCTGCTCCTGGATTTCTCCAGGGGCCTGCCGGAGCTTCCCGCCCGGCTGAAGGATCACCCGGAACTTCTCGAGCAGGTGGTCGAGTGCCAGTCGCCCCTCTTCCTCACCATCGAGGCGGAGGGCCGCGGGGCGGACGCCCGGATCCAGCTCTTCTTCCAGGCGCCGGCCGAGGCCCCCACCACGCGCGGTTTCGCGGGGGTGCTCCATGAAGGTCTGAACGGCCTCAGCGCGGCCGAGATCCTCGCGGTTCCGGATGACATGCCGGATCTCCTGGGCCTGACCCGTGCGGTGTCCCCGCTCAGGATGCGCGGCATGACGGCCATGCTCGGAAGGATCAAGCGCAAGGTGACGGCTTACGTGGCCCAGTCCACCGCCGTCGCTCCGTCCTGA
- the ybaK gene encoding Cys-tRNA(Pro) deacylase: MAGKKHGTGTPATLALEAAGVPFTLHAYEHDPRNTNFGLEAAEALGFSPAQVFKTLMVQLADGMAVAIVPVSGTLDLKAAASAFGQKKASMADPAAAQRRTGYVLGGISPLGQRTPSPTVLDDSAFGHDTILVSGGRRGLDVELSPEDLTRLTGAVRATIRA, from the coding sequence ATGGCCGGTAAGAAACACGGCACCGGGACCCCGGCCACCCTCGCTCTCGAGGCCGCCGGGGTCCCGTTTACGCTGCACGCGTACGAGCACGACCCGCGGAACACGAACTTCGGGCTGGAGGCGGCGGAGGCCCTCGGCTTCTCCCCTGCCCAGGTGTTCAAGACCCTCATGGTGCAGCTCGCGGACGGCATGGCCGTGGCCATCGTGCCCGTGAGCGGCACCCTGGATCTCAAAGCCGCCGCCTCCGCGTTCGGCCAGAAGAAGGCGTCCATGGCCGACCCGGCCGCGGCCCAGCGCCGCACGGGCTACGTCCTGGGTGGGATCTCACCCCTGGGTCAGCGCACTCCGTCACCCACCGTCCTGGACGATTCGGCCTTCGGCCATGACACAATCCTGGTCTCCGGCGGACGGCGGGGCCTCGACGTCGAGCTCTCGCCGGAGGACCTGACCCGCCTCACCGGGGCGGTGCGCGCCACGATCCGCGCCTGA
- a CDS encoding alpha/beta hydrolase family protein, with the protein MEEQSSTGRGHGFFRIAGLGVASALAATALLGAGSSALAAYFARRIITPDRVKSQGEELLAVVQGDHGPEAIFRATAENTVEGVYSFHFDGEAGLARIGRITSYSPLEGTVQREIEEIYSGSLDRVRWGRWGGATYPDPAALGYDFDEVLLRDEIGEFPAWLVPAPEDGAGDGHRKHAAPGGQNVWAIMVHGRGATRMEGLRALPVVQELGLPSLLISYRNDGEAPPADAGRYGLGSTEWREVEAAITYAQDQGATDVVLFGWSMGGAVSLQAADQARNRHAIRALVLDAPVIDWVDVLAFQARLNRIPAEVGRYGQFMLSHPLGRRLTGLSAPVDLKSMDWVTRSIELRTPTLILHSVDDDFVPYGPSGKLASKNPEMVRFVPFERAGHTREWNVDRERWESTVREWLGAQLEERKGPSAAV; encoded by the coding sequence ATGGAAGAACAGAGCAGCACGGGACGTGGTCATGGTTTCTTCAGGATCGCGGGACTGGGGGTCGCGTCGGCCCTGGCGGCGACGGCGTTGCTGGGGGCTGGGAGCTCCGCCCTGGCCGCCTACTTCGCCCGGCGCATCATCACCCCCGACCGGGTGAAGAGCCAGGGGGAGGAACTGCTCGCCGTCGTGCAGGGGGACCATGGTCCCGAGGCGATCTTCCGCGCCACGGCGGAGAACACCGTGGAGGGCGTCTACAGCTTCCATTTCGACGGCGAGGCCGGCCTGGCCCGGATCGGCCGCATCACGTCCTATTCGCCCCTGGAGGGCACGGTGCAGCGCGAAATCGAGGAGATCTACTCCGGCAGTCTGGACCGGGTGCGCTGGGGCCGCTGGGGCGGAGCGACCTATCCGGATCCCGCCGCCCTCGGATATGACTTCGACGAGGTCCTGCTCCGGGACGAGATCGGTGAGTTCCCCGCCTGGCTGGTCCCGGCGCCGGAGGACGGCGCCGGTGACGGGCACCGTAAGCATGCCGCTCCCGGTGGGCAGAACGTCTGGGCGATCATGGTGCACGGCCGTGGCGCCACGCGGATGGAGGGTCTGCGTGCGCTGCCCGTGGTCCAGGAGCTCGGGCTGCCGAGCCTTCTCATCTCGTATCGCAATGACGGCGAAGCCCCTCCCGCCGACGCAGGCCGGTACGGGCTGGGCTCCACCGAGTGGCGGGAGGTGGAAGCCGCGATCACCTATGCCCAGGATCAGGGGGCCACGGACGTGGTCCTCTTCGGCTGGTCGATGGGAGGCGCCGTCTCCCTGCAGGCCGCGGATCAGGCCCGCAACCGGCATGCCATCCGGGCGCTGGTGCTGGATGCGCCGGTGATCGACTGGGTGGACGTGCTGGCCTTCCAGGCCCGGCTCAACCGCATCCCCGCCGAGGTGGGGCGCTACGGGCAGTTCATGCTGTCCCATCCGCTGGGCCGTCGTCTGACGGGTTTGTCCGCGCCGGTCGATCTGAAGTCCATGGACTGGGTGACCCGGTCGATCGAGCTGCGCACTCCCACGCTCATCCTGCACAGCGTGGACGACGACTTCGTCCCCTATGGGCCGTCCGGGAAACTGGCTTCGAAGAATCCCGAGATGGTGAGGTTCGTGCCGTTCGAGCGCGCCGGGCACACCCGGGAGTGGAACGTCGACCGGGAGCGCTGGGAATCCACGGTCCGGGAATGGCTCGGCGCCCAGCTGGAGGAACGCAAGGGGCCGTCCGCCGCGGTCTGA
- the msrB gene encoding peptide-methionine (R)-S-oxide reductase MsrB: MDRPGNGAEVVKSDQEWRQELTPEEYQVLRQAGTERAFTGEYWDTKQEGVYSCRACGAELFTSSEKFDSHCGWPSFFAPLAEGRVRYLRDSTLGMERVEVRCASCDSHLGHVFEGEGYDTPTDQRYCINSVSLKLRPTE, translated from the coding sequence ATGGACCGCCCGGGAAACGGCGCAGAGGTCGTCAAGAGTGACCAGGAGTGGCGTCAGGAGCTGACGCCCGAGGAGTATCAGGTGCTCCGCCAGGCCGGCACGGAGCGCGCTTTCACCGGCGAGTACTGGGACACCAAGCAGGAGGGCGTGTACAGCTGCCGGGCCTGCGGCGCCGAGCTGTTCACCAGCTCGGAGAAGTTCGACTCCCACTGCGGGTGGCCGTCCTTCTTCGCCCCGCTCGCGGAGGGCCGGGTCCGGTATCTCCGGGATTCGACGCTGGGCATGGAGCGCGTCGAGGTCCGCTGTGCCAGCTGCGACTCGCATCTGGGACACGTCTTCGAGGGAGAGGGGTATGACACCCCCACCGACCAGCGGTACTGCATCAACTCGGTCTCGCTGAAGCTGCGGCCCACCGAATAG
- a CDS encoding DUF6421 family protein has protein sequence MTATTIETTSRVTAEHPAWQRLKNAVSSVQPFQSKNGAIEDAENHAAAATAVDTVVEAVAELAPHFPHDAEYLTLLQKDLKAWAAAGFGEPDFLDSLMAFQPQEHRIDGLQHLVVFPMYTQNGSTQRLLEAVLVEVLWPEFISELEAGAYSNKLFVPLSFVDFTAGYDTNSAVLFPESVAVRETPAFTWGAIFQDREAARFRRVLKAAAEITSLDLPEDAAELIEDQQLTQEAFIMWDLIHDRTHMRGDLPFDPFMIKQRMPFFLYSLEELRCDLTAFRESVLVEKDENASPEARKHAKLVQYAVIFDRIFRFSITGSRVRNYDGLGGQLLFAWMHQHRVLHWTDGKMSIEWDNVADVVVALGEQIEELYWRSIDRPKVAHWIAAYEMISATVTPHPASVWAKGPDALPLTGTPREITDQVMDDEFPLSMFFEALEKKMRTVIESTAGITGATALS, from the coding sequence ATGACCGCCACCACCATCGAGACCACCTCCCGCGTCACTGCCGAGCACCCGGCCTGGCAGCGTCTGAAGAACGCCGTCAGCAGCGTGCAGCCGTTCCAGTCCAAGAACGGCGCCATCGAGGACGCCGAGAACCACGCCGCAGCGGCCACGGCTGTCGACACCGTCGTCGAAGCCGTCGCCGAGCTGGCCCCGCACTTCCCGCACGACGCCGAATACCTCACCCTGCTGCAGAAGGACCTCAAGGCCTGGGCCGCCGCGGGCTTCGGCGAGCCGGACTTCCTCGACTCCCTCATGGCCTTCCAGCCGCAGGAGCACCGCATCGACGGCCTCCAGCACCTGGTGGTCTTCCCGATGTACACCCAGAACGGCAGCACCCAGCGTCTGCTCGAAGCCGTGCTGGTGGAGGTCCTGTGGCCCGAGTTCATCTCCGAGCTCGAAGCCGGCGCATACTCCAACAAGCTGTTCGTCCCGCTGAGCTTCGTCGACTTCACGGCCGGTTACGACACCAACTCCGCCGTGCTCTTCCCCGAGTCCGTGGCCGTCCGCGAGACCCCGGCCTTCACCTGGGGCGCCATCTTCCAGGACCGTGAGGCCGCCCGCTTCCGCCGCGTGCTGAAGGCCGCAGCCGAGATCACCTCGCTGGACCTCCCCGAGGACGCCGCCGAGCTGATCGAGGACCAGCAGCTGACGCAGGAGGCCTTCATCATGTGGGACCTCATCCACGACCGCACCCACATGCGCGGCGACCTGCCGTTCGACCCGTTCATGATCAAGCAGCGCATGCCGTTCTTCCTGTACTCCCTCGAAGAGCTCCGCTGTGACCTCACCGCCTTCCGCGAATCCGTCCTCGTGGAGAAGGACGAGAACGCGAGCCCCGAGGCCCGCAAGCACGCCAAGCTCGTGCAGTACGCGGTCATCTTCGACCGGATCTTCCGCTTCTCCATCACCGGCTCCCGCGTCCGCAACTACGACGGCCTGGGCGGACAGCTGCTCTTCGCGTGGATGCACCAGCACCGCGTGCTGCACTGGACCGATGGCAAGATGAGCATCGAGTGGGACAACGTCGCCGACGTCGTCGTGGCCCTGGGTGAGCAGATCGAAGAGCTGTACTGGCGCTCGATCGACCGCCCGAAGGTCGCGCACTGGATCGCCGCCTACGAGATGATCTCCGCGACCGTCACGCCGCACCCGGCCTCCGTGTGGGCCAAGGGTCCGGACGCCCTGCCGCTGACCGGCACCCCGCGCGAGATCACCGACCAGGTCATGGACGACGAGTTCCCGCTCTCCATGTTCTTCGAGGCGCTCGAAAAGAAGATGCGCACCGTCATCGAGTCCACCGCGGGCATCACCGGCGCCACCGCGCTGTCCTGA
- a CDS encoding SDR family NAD(P)-dependent oxidoreductase produces the protein MNSLTVVVAGGSSPSGVAAATAFSQAGHRVYTIGSSPARIEAAAAASTGASGHPVTPLVCDLSDHAAVERLAAEITDDAGGVDGVLHLVGGWRGGTSLLDQSDEDWDFLHRQAVQTLRNTSRAFLPALLASPSGRFVMVGSTIAENPTAKGANYAAAKAAAEAWTLSVADAFRTSETGDAAAVVLAVKSLVDEAQRAAHLERKFPGYTDVTQLAQAALDLFGEDAADLNGTRRVLPAWNA, from the coding sequence ATGAACAGCCTCACCGTTGTCGTCGCCGGCGGCAGCAGCCCTTCCGGGGTTGCTGCCGCCACGGCGTTTTCCCAGGCCGGACACCGCGTCTACACGATCGGGTCCTCCCCCGCACGCATCGAGGCGGCCGCGGCCGCCTCGACCGGCGCCTCCGGGCACCCCGTCACCCCGCTGGTCTGCGATCTCTCCGACCACGCCGCCGTGGAGCGGCTCGCGGCCGAGATCACGGACGACGCCGGCGGAGTGGACGGCGTGCTGCATCTCGTGGGCGGCTGGCGGGGCGGGACCTCGCTACTGGACCAGAGCGACGAGGACTGGGACTTCCTGCACCGCCAGGCGGTCCAGACCCTGCGCAACACCAGCCGCGCCTTCCTCCCGGCCCTCCTCGCCTCGCCGTCCGGGCGGTTCGTCATGGTGGGCTCCACCATCGCCGAGAACCCCACGGCCAAGGGCGCCAACTACGCGGCGGCGAAGGCCGCGGCGGAGGCCTGGACCCTATCGGTGGCGGACGCTTTCCGCACGTCGGAGACCGGCGACGCCGCCGCCGTCGTGCTCGCGGTGAAGTCCCTCGTGGACGAAGCCCAGCGCGCCGCCCACCTCGAACGCAAGTTCCCGGGCTACACGGACGTCACCCAGCTCGCCCAGGCGGCCCTCGACCTCTTCGGCGAAGACGCGGCGGATCTCAACGGCACGCGCCGGGTCCTGCCGGCCTGGAACGCGTGA